In the genome of Carya illinoinensis cultivar Pawnee chromosome 13, C.illinoinensisPawnee_v1, whole genome shotgun sequence, the window GCGGTTCCAATGTTATTTTTCATGTTGAAGTTACATTAAGATTGAATTTAACTCATAAGGCAAGGTGGGATTTTCATCTGCCTTTTATCCAATCATATCATGCACTGATCATGCTGTGTCTGTGTGCAAGGGTGAGGGGTGTCATGAAAGAGAGATTAACGACTCTTACACTTAGCATCCATGTAGCATCCCCAACTTCTTGGGGACTAGATTTCACATATCTGTGGTTGAAAGAACACCCATCATGGATGTCAACTTTGTGATCATTCTTGAGATGCCCGACAAGGAGCGGGATATCACCAGTGACAGAACAATAATTTCCACTATAAGGGCAGTTGAATGGGCGATGTTTGCAGTGTTTCTCATGTTTGATCTTGCTGTAGTATGGGAATTTGTCGTGACAACCTAATACCTGATACCTGCAAGGAAGCTCTAGTGACTCCGATAATTTCTCTAAAGCCAAGCACCTTATATTTCCAAGCTCATGGCGACATGTCGGGCAACTGTTGGGCACTCTACCCTTGCAGTTTGAACATAGAGTGTGGCCATTTGGACACTAAGAcattaaacaaaaaagaaacaagTTATTATGACTGATgggattcaaattttttatggaACTTGTTACTAGAAATTGAAATGCTTAAATTGTCAAGCAGTTAATGACtgttaattgaaaaataaaaaagaaaaggggaagTTATGACGATGGATTATGTATGATATTATCATGACAAAGAAACACATCTAACAAGTTAATTTGCAACACCTGAATGGTAAGAGTTGTAATGAAACTGTAGTCCTTTTGACATTGTTCAGGTTCAAAGTTGGGAATCTAAGAAAAAAATACCTGGTATATTGGAGGGTGCATTAGATTCATGCAAACAGGACACTCAAGTAGCTCATGCAAATCATCATTTGAGGCCGGCCTTCCCGGATTCCGGCCTGAACCTGGGGCCACGTTTCTGTGAATGGAACTTCTCAACTCCGCATCAGTAGTTTCCAAATCCGAATCTGCAATGCAAAAATCAGTGGCTCCCTTCACGAAGCCTCCTCCGCCAGGGAACATGTTTTCTTCCCTCAACTGTCAATTCTGGAATGCCTCTCCTCAGAAACAATATCTACTCTCTGGTATCGCTTTCTTGTTGTTTATGGATGGATTGAGCTGGTCATACAGATTAACATGAGAAGTTCACCCACTGGTGCATGTTATACACTACAGCAAGATTAAGGTTGATTAAAGTGCATTGAAATTCTAATTCACGAGTCAAATTTCTCACGGGAAACGAGGTTCTATTGAGATTGTTTCGGTAAACAAGTATTAAACGAGCAGAGATCTAAGTGAATTAGAACTCTGCCTGAAGACCAGAGTTCTTAGCCTACGGGACACCAGTTCAATCTATTATggttaaacataaatataaataataaaacataccGACTTccataacaaattaaatttttggGAAAAGTCATATTTCAGTACAAGAACAAGATCCCGAGTTCAAATCTAACTCTACACTtacctatttaattaaatattttacatgttaAACTCATTTATTAAGGAAGCCCATACATTAAGGGAgcaacataaatataaataataaaatctattttttttcaattcactTAAACTTTCAAAAGAAGTGAACAAATATTACTgctgtataaaaataaaatttatggacCGTATAGATCTACTTGATTGTACAACATTGAAACACTATCCTTCCAAAAAATGACACATATCAGAACCTTATGAAAGTCCACGCAGCTGCAAATGGGAAAGCATAACTTGCACAATCCACAAAGAATATGGAATAGTTTCATATAGTTGAACACCTTGTTGACTCCATCTAAGAATTATCAGTAAATATCGAGCACTTCACTACACAAAGTCAAAAATATCACCTATTTCTGTTGATAAATACAAAATAGTCTCAAAACGTGGAGTTATATGACTCTAAGATTTCATAGCTAAGACGTTGGCCATGGTATTACAGCCACAGGATTCCAATTACAAATGCAAAACTTTTACAGGCTAGATTGTATTCCTCAAGGTGGGATAAAAGATACATTTTGAACGCTAGGAACCACATATTCAGAATATTCACAGTACCAAAATAGTTGTAATCCGTGGGGCATATAAGAAAGAGAACTACGAAAAAGACCGTCCAAAGCAAATTTAGAATTTCAACAAGATTCAAAGTCTAGACCCGTTTCATTTTCTTGgcaactttttttcaaaatgccCAGAAAATATAAGTTGATTTCGTACGAAGATTCAAGTACATATGCTCGATCAAATAACATCACAGGCAGAATTAGAAAGTGAATAGAgaggatataaaaaaaactaaacagaAACAGCAAAATCCAGATGAAAAACAGAGCCCCTGCACCTGAAGAACTCACAAGAAGGCGCAGAATGGCAGAGAACTGTGGCACACCAAGATGATCATGAGAGATCAGTCTGAGCCAAAATACCTGAGCATTCAATCCACTCGAGCATCCAATAATTGTATCGTATATGGATCGCAACGACAAGAGAGACAAGCCAGGTGACTTGTGAGGTGGAGCAATGTCCGTGAAAGAAGGATGGCTCCGGGAATTGCGTGCCTTAGCCTGATTTGGAGGCGGAACAGCTGAAGCAAAGagtcaaagaaaaaggaaagaaaaagtaaagatTTGGATATGCTGGCCTTATACTTCATGCACATTGGTCATCCAGTGATTTGTACAACACATATCTTGGCCTGCATTGGGAGCAACGTTTGTGCATCCAAACCTTTCATTTTTGCCAATAtattaatctcttttttttcctgctgttgttgtttttatacacacacatgcatgTATGTGGGCCTCTGTTTCTTGCTTTCTTTTGCCATGGACATTGAAGTTTTGGAGAATCGGGTGGCCGTTAAAAGTTGGGATAATagtatgagttttgctacgtacgtACAATCCACGACGGATCTGGCAAGGTGGCTGAATTCGATTGGTTAAATAATGGATGAAGTCAAAGAACAGAGAAGGGGACAAGAGAGTTTTGAATGTGAGAGGCCCAATTATCCAAACCTCGTGCAGAGGTGTTCCCGAGCTTATAAAGAGCTCGAGTTTCTGTGATTACAACAATACATGTCTCGTTGCAATCCATGAAGGAATCCAATGTAAACAAGAATGAACTGTACAAAATTATTTGAAAGTGGGAAGTgggcttcttttattttttttttttttttttaagaatagcAAATATAGTCGTAAAATCACCTGTTAAGAGATTTGGagatagagatgagaattttaaatttgaaatgaaagtttaaaatattatttttagtattattattattttaaaatttaaaaaaattgtattaagatttgaaaaagttgaattgtttattatattttatatgaaaatttaagaaagttgtaatgatgaaatgagaattttgagtttgagatgagatttATTTACCCTCAAACCAAGATACCATCTCCTTTACCttctttttattctaatttattatttttttcatttacaatCATAAAATTATGCTCCTCTTCCATTTTCATGTCATTCATCAGCAATGGCAGAatcagcaatttttttttttagagaggtCAAATTTTCTAGTGTGCAACacattaaaattcaaaactcataaaaacatatatatataattacatatcgATAATATGTAATTTACacgtagaaataaaattttaaaaatataatatcttaatatatgttttcaatttttgacgataatatttcatgaaataattcattcattattatttttataatgaaatatttagaatttatttgtttcatataaattatcaaGTAATCTTTGATAATGACATCCTTCATTCTAGTATGTAAGCtagtttattaagtttcatataaattctaaattttttgtgtcacattaagtatataatactatgatACAGaccttaaataagttttttcttactcaataaaatataaaggatAAAACCTCTTAACTATAGATAACCAACTTTcaagaatttttcttatatttttattttagattctatattaagaaacctaatattgtataacaaaaaattttgagatccatattaataagtttattatttctcttaaatttagttttaatttaattttggtgagaccatactcttaaaaataaataatatatagaaattatacaaaattatgaGATTATAGGAAAAATATTGGAGTGACATTTataagtatattgaaattttataaaattttgtagaACATATGgagattataaattattttgggaggttattttctatatttataaaattataattaaaaaataatgtatattttgatttttcaaaaaatcttgGGGGGCCATAGATACATGTAGGTCTGCCACTGTTCGCTAGTGTTGATTGTCATGTCCAAAAATTAACGTAAAAGGTACATAAAAGAATCGATTGAACCGAAATGTTTAGTCATTATAGTATCGGAAATTGATGATTTTTCTAACCAAAATGTATATTGAAACACATtagaatttcatttttaaatattgtaaCGAGGACGTAATATTGTAAGGTATCTAcacatttttatctttttgtaaGAATAGATGTCATTTTGTTGACATCGTAGATCAATTTCCTAAGTCCCACAAAGGGGATGTAGCTCAGATGGTAGAGCGCTCGCTTAGCATGCGAGAGGTACGGGGATCGATACCCCGCATCTCCattgtttttcacttttttttttctttaatgttttttttttattggggtTTACTTGAGTGCCGTTTAGAAACTAGTTAAGATGAGTTGGATTAAaagtttaatataatattattttttaatattattattattttaaaaattaataaaattataatcatcacataatataaagtaaaataattttattgtaaaaatgaggattatgtgtttggatgttggtattatctcaatattttttaatatactttactattatttattattttttacattatttttattaatatttattattttttattattatttaatattctattattattttttacctatttttttattattattcacaacatatatcaatacTTTTTAATTCCTAAATTCAACCCCTCgttcacttttataaaatttatctcatctcatttaattattataatttttcttaaatttttacataaaataaaataaataatttaatttttttaaattttaatataaaaatatattatcttacttttaattttaatcttttatctCTTCTTTATCTCAAAAATCAAACGAGGCAGTCTTATCATATCACAGCCGACTCCATCACCTTGCATCTCATTCAGGAACCTACATGTCACTATATTTTACTCTGAATCCATTGGTTATTGCCGTTCCAAACTATAACTTGGGGGGTAATGGTATCGTCTCCCAACACGGCAACACCCAGTTCTCAGCCTCACCTCACAGGATAAACGTACACACAAATCAATGTTTCTCAGAGCCTCTCCCCACTTGCGTGTTTAAGATCGATAAAAGATTCTGTCACAGATTCATAAACTCATTGGATAGAAAGTGTTAGAATCTCACAAGATAATTAGACCCAGAAATTGAATTCTTCAAAATGAGTTCTTCAAAAACAGTTAGGAAGTTGCAGGTGCTGTCCCCAGTCCCAGCAGACATAGACATTGCCAACTCCGTTGAGCCTCTCCACATCTCTGATATTGCCAAGGAGCTCAATTTGAGTCCCAATCACTATGATCTTTATGGGAAATACAAGGCCAAGGTGAGTTTAATCTTAAATCCCACTTCAATGTAATAGATTTGTGTTGTATTATTATGGTTTTCCCTCGTTCTCGCTCTGTCTCTCGCTTAGCCGAGGACATAAGCGGGTTTTTTTtcctattgtttttcttttcttttctttttttgtgggTAACAACGCAATACAAGTTAAAATTGAGAAGTCAATTGACAGAGCAAGCGAAAGGAAGGTTGATTCGTTTTTTGTTGTGGTATTTTGGATTTGAATGATTTGGGTTTATATCTTGTAGGTTTTGTTATCTGTGCTTGATGAGCTTGAAGGATCTGAAGATGGGTATTATGTGGTGGTTGGAGGGATTACTCCTACTCCTCTTGGAGAAGGCAAGTCTACTACAACTGTTGGGCTCTGTCAAGCACTGGGTgcttttcttgataaaaaggtaataattctaataattacattttatcgTCTTTTTAATGCTGACTTCTCTCAGGGGTTAAGTATTGAATCATATTCCCCCATTCGGCTTTAACCATTTTGTATCAACTCCTATTTTAGTGAATGACACTTAAACCACTCTAAATTGAGATATCCCTACACTATATTTGGGGAAAGTGCTCTTATACTCAGAGAAgatatcaaaaatataaaagttagTTCCATTAATGCGCTATTTTAGGTGTGTTAAGAAATGCAGGGTTTGGTGAAAATTAACCAAACTTGTCTAATCTGGTTCAAGCCCGGTGtataaataattctatttcCAGGTTCATCCAGGCTTGAGCTTTTTTGTTAGCATAATCTAACATTCAAATAAAACTATTTCCTATGCCTATAGATAATGCTGTAATCGAGCCAAGCCGAACCGATCTTTGGCTTGCcgagctcggctcgactcaaaAAACTCTAGTTCGAGCCCTTGGGCTCAAGCCCAagcttgagatttttatttaatctttgtTCAAGCTAGACTCGGCAAGCTAAACTCTCAACTCAGCTTGAGttgttttttttctattttttgaattaagatttaataattaataaattagaaaaataaaaaatctaatattaaatTTGTACAACTAACAAGGAGAACCtctattgaattataagattttaaaatttatccataataacaatatattatatgcctacataaattattaatacgTACACATgatatgatagcatatatctatttcatatatggttctcacatactagtatatgaaattattaaatattattgactaattattgtagaaattataaaatatagctaTGAAGCATCTTCATATATAGGCATAAGTAATTAGGTTAcatgttatatatttaattataaaagtgttatgcttatattattagctaatacaaatatatatgtatatacagaggtgtgtgtatttatttattaatatatgaatgagctTTAATCGAGTCTAGCTAACGAGTCAACTTGGGCATAAACGAGCTGGCGTTAACAAGCCTTAGTCAAATTAAGTCGAGTTTAGTCAGGGTAGGTGTCATTTACTAATGGTATATGCTTTCACGgtcaagcatttttttttttttatccaatgagTCGAGTTTAATTTGAGTTTAACTGGGCAAGTACCGAGTGGGCTATTGAACATAatggttcatttacagccctaccAATAGAAGGGATAGGAAAAATTTTGACAATTACATACAATCCTTGGATTGTTTGCTTTTC includes:
- the LOC122290789 gene encoding E3 ubiquitin-protein ligase SINAT2-like, which encodes MFPGGGGFVKGATDFCIADSDLETTDAELRSSIHRNVAPGSGRNPGRPASNDDLHELLECPVCMNLMHPPIYQCPNGHTLCSNCKGRVPNSCPTCRHELGNIRCLALEKLSESLELPCRYQVLGCHDKFPYYSKIKHEKHCKHRPFNCPYSGNYCSVTGDIPLLVGHLKNDHKVDIHDGCSFNHRYVKSSPQEVGDATWMLSVFNCFGRQFCLHFEAFHLEMAPVYMAFLRFMGEEEEAKHFSYSLEVGGHGRKLTWKGIPRSIRDGHRKVRDSQDGLIIHRNLALSFSGGNMKELKLRLSGRIWEVQKNVETQTALK